The window TATCCGAATCAGGGCcgtgggagagccagagcctttcccaggaagcaatgggcacaaggcagggcacacccagGACGGGATGCCactctatcacagggcacatatagacaaaaacacacactaacaccaggaccaatttttccagaaccCAATGAACCtgtcagtatgtttttggattttgggagaaaaccagagcacccagaagaaacgtATGGGAACACGGGCAGAACAGATGAAATACCCAGATGAACAGGGGGAACacatacaaattccatgcagatagcacccctggaACAGAACTGGGccacagtgctgtgaggcagggatgctaaccactgcaccagcaTGCTGTTCAGAACTCTAAACTGAGTGTTTCTGCTAGATGAGCACCAGAGTTGAATCCGTGCTGCAACCATCCCTTGATGTGGTCAAGTTGCTTGTGTCTGCTTAATATGTAATCTACTAAGCACAATTGTTTAGCATGGTTTTTGAGATTGTGTCATTTGTGTGTTCTATGTCAGATGAAATCAAGATTACCATGGTGGCTTTCAAAGCTGCTTCATGCAGCTGAGCAGAACGTGATGAGATAAGACAAAACTGATAAGAAAGGCTGCAAAGCAGAGGAGGCTGTTCAGTCCGTCTTGCTCATTTGAAGAAATGCAGAAAGACAGCAATACAGAAATGGAAAAGGGAATTAAATTCAAGtagttttgttcacaaaacTTTAAGAAATAAGATCAACTATTTTTTAAGGTGACAAAATTAGAGCATGTGATGCACTGGAGAAGAAAGTAATAAAGATATTgtaaactaaaaatatttttcagaaacgCACACTTACAGTTCTACAATGATGTAGCAGGTCCTCCTAGCAGGCATGTAAACTCATTTCCTACATAGTAGTCTTGGCTTTTGCTCTTGCTTGATCTTTCATATAGCTTTGTTAATCTTAACTCAGGATAAATTGGACTAATTTCATTCTTGGATGGACAGGTTTTTAatctaaaaatctaaaaaataattagtgCTTTTAAATGAGATACATCATTTGTGGAATGTATATTAGGATGTAAGTCTGACACACTTATCCAAATGCACTAGCATTTCTTTCTTCTGTGACTGTACCTTTCACAATGATCATTGTGCCGTTGCTGTCGTAGTTTATCATCTGGGCTTTCTCCATGTCCAGTTTGCTCCAGGTGCAGTAGTATGCGTCACTGTCCCTGACTGTCAGCTGGGAGATAAGGAACACAAAATCACAACACTGGCCTTTCACAGACAGCCGGTGTTGATACTGATTAACTACAGTGCTCGTCATGTTTGAAAGAAACACGTAGAGGACATCCATTTTTTGGGCATAGCGACGCCTCAGATACAGGCCATCCATTTCCTTCAAAGATGTTGCACATCGGATTTCGGCTGAGGAATTTTCCTTTTGGGATATTAGACCTGGCATTTGGGAGACACTGGGTCCTACAGAGAAATCAATATGGAATAGGTTAGCATGCAGTCTAAAAACTGGAAATACTCTTGCTGCTAACACTAGTAATCAGAAGTAATCAGAAGACATATGTATTCTCATTCTATACAACAGatgttggtacagtatatcccagCTATGAACAGCTATGGTATTTCACAAAGCTGTTTCAGAATGTTcataatttgttcatttttgttaagtcaataaaaaataattttagcaaAAATAGATTTTGTTTATTGTCTTTGCTTACCAAAGCACTGTGTTTGtgcaaacattttgttaacaattTTTTATAATATGAGTACCCATTAATACCTTTAAGATAGTTACCTGTATGAAGCACAGCATTTTGAATCTGTTAaacttttaagattttttactaattaaatacattttaatgagtgttattaatattattgctgTACTATTACTGTGCTCAAAATACTAAAGTACAGTATTACAACATTACTAcagctgctttttttaaatatatatttataaaagaaattcaatcactaaaaacatcatataagcccaaatactgtatatagaaactAGTGTAAATCTTTCCTAAGTACAGCCTTAACTTTGAGTTGTCCTGCAAAAAGTTTAGTTCACAAAACAggaaacagaattaaaacataGTCCTGGTATGCAGGATATTCAGAAAGGTGTGATGAGTCTGAGCAAGCTGTAGAGCAGAGGCTCACAAGTCTGACTAACCACACAATTAACCCCCAGGGATCACGACAGGAAGTGCGCCTTGTTGCTGAAGACAGCCGGGGACTCAGGTATCAGTGCTGTTTGTCACTTTCCTGAACTCTAAATTCCTTGTCCTTGTTTCTCTGCTCTTAAAACCACTGACACTTTCCATTAACCCAGGTTATTTTTCCTTACAGTTTCAACAAATAGGATTACCACctttaattcaaaacatttgTGTTGTACACTGTGAATGACTGGGCATCTATTCCTTGCCCGGATTTTCTGCGAGacgttttataataataataataataaactttatttttttagttttagttacATGACAGCATTGAAATGCTTATGTGTTATTTTCTAAGtggaaatgaatggatattaaaaaataataaatctgcAATGATAAAATTTTATCtgttaatacattaataaaCTGCCCATGAAATACCTATAGGATTTAAATCTTCTGTACCTTTATAGAGATCAGCAGATAAACGAACAGATATAAGTTGTCAGGATATTTCTTCTGCTTTACAGTAATTACTGTCACCTGTTTGTGTCATTCATAACTTAACTAATTACGGAATAAGAATATGCTGCATATCCTGGATATGCTGCAGAATTAGGTCATTCAGTGCATTGACACACTGTTTTAATAAAGTATTTCTCGGAATGTAGAGTAAAGctatttaaaaaactaaagaaacggaaggaaaaatgccacaTTGATAAGTTTAGCTGTGGTTTTTAGAAATTCAGCTAATTGTGTCTGCAAATTGACGTAAGTGAAACATCTTTTGTTGCGCCACATTAAAGTCTTagtaatttttaacatttaggAATATATCCCACGAATAGAACAGCTgcaatttttttcttacaaaacagTTGTCACATTACTAGGAATTTCGCTATACTTGTGTATTTGACACAATACCTGTGTATTTGACTAATtcctaatttttaaaaatgtttttttttatggcaAAATGCATGAAAGAAGTACTTCAGTTCCCTTTGCCTTCAAATtctttgttgtactgtatgtaagcttTCAATTACTTCATCAAACCTTTCCCACCCTCTCACAGTATTCTTTCCAC is drawn from Lepisosteus oculatus isolate fLepOcu1 chromosome 9, fLepOcu1.hap2, whole genome shotgun sequence and contains these coding sequences:
- the LOC107078478 gene encoding uncharacterized protein, which translates into the protein MKRMMTVLWMFFITLLTAQCQEGPSVSQMPGLISQKENSSAEIRCATSLKEMDGLYLRRRYAQKMDVLYVFLSNMTSTVVNQYQHRLSVKGQCCDFVFLISQLTVRDSDAYYCTWSKLDMEKAQMINYDSNGTMIIVKEKDPMEECHRRKNINQILFIISVSMAVLVITVFTCTFIWWCTGKRDTYKPARAHQRNQYIKYTKGTEYTNNFTDVPIKLPGYCDVI